ATTAGATGCTTTTGGCTCTATTGGCCCAATAACGTCTATTCCCCATGTAACAAAAGGCCATGGAGCAGACATAGGATGCAACTCTAAAGGGGGTGAGTGAATCAAGTCGCTATGAATTTGGCACTGATGGCACTTGCGAACAAATTGGAAGCAATCTCGCTCCATGGTCAACCAATAGTACCCTGCccgaataattttttttgctaagACGTAACCATTCATGTGTGGGCCACATACCCCTGAGTGTACCTCGTTCATAATTGTTTCCGCTTCTTGATTATTCACACATCGTAATAAATTCAAATCCGGAGTCCTTTTATATAAGATATCGCCACTTAAGAGGAACCCATTGGCGAGTCGCCtaatagttcttttttttatctctatCAGCATGCAATGGATATTCTCTAGCTTTTATAAATTGTTTGATGTCGTGATACCAAGGCTGACCATCTGCCTCTACCGCAATTATATTGCAATAACCATGTTGATCCCTAACTTGGATTTCGAACGGGTCAATGTATGTATTACCTGGGTATGGAAGCATCGATGCTAGGGTGGCCAAAGCATCAGCCAACTCATTGTGAAACCTGGGAATATATCTAAATTCAATGGACTTGAACTTTTTGATGAGATCTTCTAAACATTGTTTGTACGGTATGAGCTTAATGTCTCGAGTTTCCCATTCGCCTCGAGCTTGTCGAATGAGCAAGTCGGAATCCCCTAAGACTAAGAGCTCATGTACATCCAGATTTATTGCCATATTCAAACCCATGATGCAAGCTTCATATTCTGTTGTGTTGTTGGTAGAAAAGAATCGAAGTCGTGCTGTGGAAGGATAATGACAATCGCTTGGTGAGATAAGAACTGCCCCAATGCCCACTTCGTTTTTGTTGACAGCcccatcaaaatataatttccatACGGGGTCATTATCAGGAATTTCTTCCTCAATAGAGTTGATCTCTTCATCAGGGAAGTATGTCTTTAAGGGTTCGTATTCATCATCAATCGGATTCTCTGCCAGATGATCGGCCAACGCTTGTGTTTTCATGGCGGTGCGAGTAACATACGCAAAATCAAATTCGGTAAGCAAAATCTGCCATTTTGCCAACCTACCCGTCGGCATggctttttgaaaaatatatttcagagGATCCATTCGAGATATGAGGTAAGTGGTGTGGGACAAAAAATAGTGCTTCAATTTTTGGGCGACCCAAGTTAAAGCACAACATGTTTTTTCTAATAGAGTGTACTTTGCCTCATAGGATGTGAACTTTTTGCTCAAGTAATAGATGGCTTGTTCCTTTTTCCCTGTGACGTCATGTTGTCCTAGAACGCAACCAAAAGAATTATCCGTTACCGAGAGGTATAAAAACAAAGGCCTACCAGGCTCTAGGGGGACCAGTACCGGAGGATTTGCTAAATATTCCTTGATCTTGTCAAAAGCATTTTGACACTCACTTGTCCATTTAATAGCAGCATCTTTTTTCAATAACTTGAATATCGGCTCGCATGTAGTAGTGAGTTGAGCGATGAATCGgctgatatagtttaacctTCCCAGAAAACTCATGACTTCAGTTCTGGTTTTTGTAGGTGGTAATTCTCGAATGGACTTTATCTTGGAGGGGTCTAATTCAATGCCTCTTCGGCTAACTATAAAACCCAAAAGCTTGCCAGATGGAACTCCAAATGCACATTTAGCCGGATTAAGCTTGAGATTGTACTTTCTcaatctttcaaaaaattttcttAGATCACGCACATGGTCAATTTGCGTCCTAGACTTAATGATGACATCATCGACATACACCTCAACTTCTTTATGCATCATTTCATGGAATATTGTAGTCATAACTCTCATGTAGGTTGCCCCTGCATTTTTTAGACCAAATGGCATGACCCTATAACAATATGTACCCCACGGGGTAGTGAAAGCAGTTTTTTCAGCGTCTTTTTCATCCATGAGAATTTGGTGATATCCGGCGTAGCAGTCCACAAAAGATTGAATCTCGTGTTTAGCACAATTGTCAACCAAGATATGAATGTTGGGTAGTGGAAAATTGTCTTTTGGACTTGCTTTGTTTAAATCTCGATAATCAACACAAACTCTGATCTTTCCATCCTTTTTTGGTACTGGCACAACATTAGCCAACCAAGTAGTGTATTGGATGACCCTGATCACTTTTGCATTCAGTTGTTTCATGATTTCCTCTTTGATTTTATCGCTCATATCTGCCTTAAATTTTCTCTGCTTTTGCTGGACAGGTGGAAAATCAGGATGTATGGGAAGTTTGTGAACTACCAAATCAGCACTTAACCTAGGCATGTCATCATATGACCAAGCGAAGACATCTTTGTATTCAATTAAAACTTGAATTATGTCGTCTCGAATAGTTCGATCGACATGAATgcttatctttatttctttcacttCTTCGGGAGTTCCCAAATTAAACACCTCTGTTTCACCTAAATTAGGTTTAGgcttattttcaaattgatcCAAACCccttttaatttcttcatcAGCTTCATCTTCATCATATTCCTTAGACTTAGGATTCATTCTTATGAGATCAGACAACTTTTTAGGATCTAATTGTAAACTCCGCATGCATGTCATATTATTAAAGTTAACGTAACTGAAATGAAAATATGATGGCAAATATTAGAAAGAGTAGGAGCATAGAAGATGACTAGAACTTTATTGCATTGAATGGGAAAGGATAGAAGGGTTAACAATAAAGCGAAACAAACTAGAATGTTTGAATTACAACCCTGAGAATaatccaagaaaataaaataaaaaaaacagcAAAACAAAACTGCCATGACTCCTTTTTTGTAGGGAGAGGAGTGGCTTTCCAGTTATTAAGTTGGACATTCGGGCCGATAAACTGCACATACATATGACTAGTGCCCTCACCCCTCTAAGTCATATTTACCTCATAAAACATTTCCTTGATACCTTGGCACATTTCATCCACATCATTTTGGATTGGTAAGTCTGGACACGGTTCACCTTGAGATTTAATGAAAGACTGAGCAATATGGGGGATCGGCTTCGACAGATTCCAAGCATTTCTTTTACGATCTTTTGCCCATTTACTATCAAATCTAGTTGGATTGAAACCCAAACCGAATGTATCTTGATTACCCATTGGACTGATAGGATTCACAATTCCTTGCAACGACAAACCTAACCCCTTTCCGGGCTCATAGCCATTTTGTACCATTTGAGCCACCACCATGACTGAAGTAGAAAACAGACGAGGTTGGAGGATAGGATTTCCTTCTAAGAACTGATTAACCGTTATTATCTCCAAAGCCTGATAGTTGAGGGATTCACAACCTCTTTTAGCCTCAATGCATGGTATTGAAGGATCTCGGGTGATTGGGAGATCATCTTCACCATGGACAATGATTTCTTGTTTGTCATGTTCAAACTTGACCACTTGGTGTAGAGTAGATGGCACAGCTTTTGCCATGTGGATCCATGGCCTACCCAACAGCAGATTGTAAGACGTGTCCATGTCAATAACTTGGAAAGTGATTCCAAACTCCGCTGGTCCAATTGTAACAATTAAGTATATTTCGCCAAGAGTATCCCGTTTTGCACCATCAAATGCCCGTACACAAACATTGTTAGTACGAATTCTATCAGCGTTGATTTTTAAACTCTGCAGAGTGGAAAGAGGGCATATGTCTACACCTGATCCTCCATCAACCATGACTCTCTTCACATAGTGTTCTTCACATTTTACGATTAAATGTAGAGCCCTATTATGTCCAGATCCTTCCAAGGGCAATTCATCATCAGTGAAAGTGATTCTATTCACCTCAAAAATTTGATTGACCATATTTTCCAAGTGACCTACCGTAATGTTTTCTGATATATGTGCCTCATTCAAAATTCTGGTCAACACTTCACGATGTTCTTTAGAATGTATGAGTAATGACAATAAAGAGATTTGAGCAGGCGTTTTCCTCAACTGATGTATAACAGAATAATCCTGAGCTTTCATCTTTTTCAGAAACTCTTCAGCATCTTCCTCAGTGACTGGTTTTTTCATCGGCATGTgattttctttgatttgtttGTCCCTCCTTAATTCTTCCGGAGCATAACATCTTCCGGAACGAGTCAAACCTCTTGTTTCATTTGTTTCTTCAACAATCTCCTTTCCCTTGTGAGTAACGACGACTTTTTTGTAGTTCCACGGAACGGCCTTGGTGTTTGTGATAGGAAGTTGTGCTGCAATTTGTATCACAACTGGATCTTTCAtaccttttttattttgatcaaaCGTTGAAAATTTACCAGGAATGTAGCATTTTAGTCCATTCAACGGTACGTCTCCTCTTTTTATAGACTCAGGGACATACAACACTAGCTTCCTCGAGTTCCCAGAATTCGAACGTGCACCTTTAACAATTATCGGTGCCCTTTGTATGGGTTCTAAAACCATACTAGACTCTTCTCTTAAAACCTTGCTTTCCACTTTTGCTCTACTTGTTTGCTCAtaatcttcaaaaatgtcaaccaTCCCCACAACACGCTCATTATTATGAGCAGGGAGTGGGTTATTGGTGACATTCGGTGCTTCCTCATTGCGTACCTCGATTACCTTGTCCTCAATTAACTTCTCAATGACTCTTTTTAGGGTCCAAAAATTCTCTGTGCTATGACCTGGAGTGTTGGCGTGATACTCGCATATAACAGTCGGATCAAAACCTCTTGCATTTGGATTGACAATGTACGGATTGACAGGTTCAACCAGTCTCAATTGTATCAGTTTTTGTAACAAACTCGTATACGATTCCCCAATTGGGgtaaaaatttctttttgacCTTGTTCTCTCGTACAGTTTGCCCGGGGACGTGGATTATATGGAGCCTGGAAAATTTGTTGTTGTGGGCGAGAAACTTGTGGGGTAGGCCCCCGCCATTATTGGCGCGAAGGAGGCCGAACATACGCCTGAGTATTGAGAACTGCATATTGGGACGGGTAATAATGCCGAGgagaattatatttttcttgttggACTTGACAATAAGGATTGTTCATGCCTATTTGAACACCTCTTGATTCAGATGCCACCATGGACCCTTCCTCCTTCTTTTTTCGATTGATAAAATTACCGGATCCACTTTGTATTGCTTGTGTGGTAGCTCTAATGGCTGCTTGACTCACAATCTTACCCGACTTTATGCCATTCTCTACCATTTCTCCGATCTTAATCGCTTCGGCGAAAGGCTTGCCCATTGCGGCGAGAAGATAATGAAAGTAGTCAGGTTCTTGAGCCTggagaaaaacatcaattagCTCATAGTCTTTCATCGGCGGCTTGACTCTAGCCGCCTGCTCCCTCTATCTTATGGCATATTCCCTAAAACTTTCTGATGgcttttttttcatattagcTAGGGAATTGCGATCGGGAACAATATCAATATTGTACTGAAATTGTTGGACAAAATCTTGTGCCATATCATCCCAAACGTGCCAATGAGAAATGTCCTGATCGATAAACCATTCTGATGCTACGCCTGTTAAACTCTCTCCAAAGTAAGCCATAAGAAGTTCTTCTTTTCCTCCGGCTCCTCTCAACTGATTACAGAATCTTCTCAAATGAGCCACTGGATCTCCATGaccattatatttatcaaattttggagtTTTGAACCCTAGAGGCAAGTGAACATATGGAAACATGCACAAGTCCTTAAATGAGACACTTTTGTGTCCTCCCAGACCTTGCATATTCCTTATGTTTTGTTCCAAACTCCTCATTTTTCTTGCaatttcttcatgttccttatTCTTTATGTTTTTCTCAACTTCAACGGGAGAACTGTATTTGTGGTGATTAGGAACATTGAAAGTTAATTTAGGGGCATGACCTTGGCCGTATTGATCTTTGAGTATAGGGTCATCATTGGATTGTTGTACCAGTGTTTGTTGAGGAATTGTATTAGTTTGGACAGTAGGCATGAAAAGTGGATTATTCATCATTGATGGTTTTAACGGGTTTACTGAGGAAGTTCCGGCAGTATTAGATGTGTTAATGTAGGGTCCAAACCCAGGTGGATAAACTGGGTCACTTGTTGAGACTTGGATGGGGAATGGCATATTCACATTCAAATATTCTTGAATTGAAGGTGGAGGAGCTTGCCCATTCATCCAAGCTTCGTACATTTCGGTCATCTGTTGTCTTAACATTTTCACCTCTTCTATAGGTACCAATTCTTGCGCAACCATTTGGGTTTGTGCGTCGTCATTTTCGGACTCTGTTCCATCTTTATGTGTCatcttttctttcccttttgaTCTTGTGTTATATTGATGAGATGTCAGCTCTCCTCACAAACCAACCACCTTTAAAACTCTCTAAAttctcacatatatatatatatataaaagaaacatgTGTTAGGATTCAACATATTGAGGATATTAAATTCACGTTGTATGTTATGCACCTAGATTTTCATATGTCTACAATGTGTTTTGGAAGACTTTTATGTTTCATCCCGGCTTTGGATGACTTacttatgtcatttggtctcctACTTTACTTACTTGAATAATTTGAATGCATTTTGATTGAACCTATtaaaggttgcctacgtatcatgTTTGAACATGAATCAGATCATTACGTAGTTCATTGataaatttctttcaaaaaaaaataaatacgaaatttgtttaacttgaaaataccattcaaatcaaaataaccaaaataaaatatcaaagtacttataaaaaaaatgacgaactaaaaagagggaaaaataataaaacaataaaaaatccATCTCCGTCATTTCTTGATCATCAATTGCCCCCTAAGCTAGAGTAGATCTTGAACAAAGCTTTCGGCAGATGTGGGGCTAATGCACGCGCCTCTCGACCCAGGCTCTCATCACTTCGATGGAGATGACCACCATAAACATCTATCAAGCTCTTTGTCAACTGAAGCACTTGTCCTTTCGCCTCCTCCATATTCTCATGACAATTCTGCAACCATTCTTCGGTAGTGATAGCTGTATCACTCAGATGCTCTTCATGTGCTTGAAGCTCTTCAATCCGGTTATGAAATTCTTCACGCTCTTCCATCCATTGATTTCTTTCGGTCGCCACTTCTGCTTGGTACAATGTAAAACGGTTTGCGATGTCCCTTTCTCGTCCCATAGAggcttttaattgattttgtaacCTATCTTGCGCATGTATTAAGAggcttttttctttcttatattcttcCTCCTGTTGCTCCATAGCACCTGTGACAATGCCCAAATCTTCATGTAGGGTTCGAATAGTAGATAGATGCTTCTTTTCAACCCTTTTTTCAATCAAAGCAACTCTTTCCTCGAATATTGCATCACGTCGAGCCAACTcttctttaacattttttagGTCATTGTTTAGGATATCTAAAGTAGATCTATAATTTCTTTCCACCTCGAGTCGGGCCTGCTTGATTCTTACTTCAATTTCCACTCCTCGATCTATGATTTCTCGTGCAGATCCTTCGGGCATTATTTTGAGAGGGGTTTGATCAAAGAACCAATGGAGGTATAAGGGGTCAACTTCTCCTTCAACACGATCATCAACCATAGCTTTCGAACTTAAAGTTCAACTACCACCCCAAATCTTTTGAGCTTCTGATTCTCGATCTCGATTTTCAAATGCTACTTCCCACACAAAATTCCGCGAATCCTCGGCTTTAggtaaaatttgtttttgtccAAGTTGGCGTAGAACTCGGAGGGGTATGTATGGTTGGAACCCACGAAGGCCTGTCAGAACGAAGAATGGACAATAGGAAGACATAACAATTACCTCACTAGCAGGAAACCAATGATAGTTCCATGTAATTTTAGATGCCGTCAGTTTAAGAAGATAATGTCTCTATGCTTTGACACCTTTTGGCAATTTGTCTCCTAATTTTTTCATCCTTTCTGGGTGGCTCAAAATATAATTCGTCCAATCAGATTTGAAATCCGTCGCAAAACGATGGCGATATAGGTGCTCTAAAAACCACATTTGCAATAAAATGCTACAACCTTCAAAAAAATCTCCCTCTCTCTACATTAGTCAAAACACGATAAATATCAGCCAACATCATCGGCAATATAGtggattttcttttctttatcataACAGTGACTATCCCTGACAGAcgaatatcaatttttttatccttCCTTGGAAAAACCATAGCTCCCAAGAATGCTACCATGAATGCTTCTTGTCTATGTTTTTCCCAAGTAGGGAGGTGTTGTCCATTTTTAAGTTGCTTCCCATAGCTTGAAAATCCTTCTTTCCTTCCATATCTTGAGTACAAGAATTCCAAAGAAACCAACCCATTATCAAAACACTCACATTCCTTATGAGTATGGATGATGTGCATCTGTTCTAAAAATTTACCTCTGCTGACACTCCTAGGGGCTATCAGTGTTTTAGTTCGAAGATCCTGGCCTAAGCCTGTGAAACCACCCAATTCTTCTAATGTAGGCGTCAACTCAAAATCACTAAATCGAAACACATTATTTGTGGAGTCCCAAAATGGAATCAAAGCCTCGATCAAACCTCTGTCAGGACTAAATCTCATGATATCTGTAAGGAAACCAAGATGTTTGAATATCTCAGTCCGCCTAAATTCATGCATATCGTTCCACCAATCCATTAGTAATTGTGGGGGTTTTATCTGTGATCATAAACTTTGGGGGATCATTGACCATTTCGACTAGTTCATCCCTTGGTCTTTTATCACACCTCATAGATCTCATGATTAcctgattgaaaaaaaaaatcagaattttttaaaatcaactttacttgtgaaaattttatgattcgaaattatttataaaaatgattcggaatGTCTGAAGTGATCATTGATTCAGGTTGTTTTGAAAAGAATGaacaattttgaaaagaaaaaaaagaaaaataaaagaaggtgtataggtactatttaaaagacatatatacatatattattaatattattatatttattatttatgtattattttaataaaagtaaaaaaataaaattgaggattcggtgtgtatgtatatatatgtgtattaatttgtttattttgaatcattaattgaaaatgggtagaaaatagatatttatttctttagtcGATTATCCTAAAGCCGGTCAACATTTTGTTACAGTCTTCACATGATGCAACAAGTAGCACAAAAATGCACATGATGGTCTCACGAATAGATATCTGTCTTAGTCAAATTAGGCCCCTATGCTAAATTCCGCTAAGTTACATCCAACAATGCAAATAAATTGGAACCTAGTAAGGATTTCATGTCTGAAAGTTTCAATTCTACTAAGGTAAGATATCTAGACTGCTGTAAAACGAGCGGACTACTCGAGTCAGGGAGTAGCAACGTACCGGTAGCAGCGCTTTCCGACTTTGTGCATGGGTGCTCCCTATCCTAAAATGGTGTGACTACATATCCTTCACCATGGACCGAAGATCCACTGGCTATCTTGACAGAAGTGGGGTGCATAGTTGCAATTCCCATCATATTTTATTGAAGACTTAGAATGGTTCGGGAGAGAagcaattcaaatattattaaaaacattaaataaataaacaattagcatattaagttaaaataaatacaatatccaaaagcataaatatataagtcatagtcatacataaattaaaatttaaagctcgaattctagttattccccagcggagtcgccatctGTCACGCCCTTTTTTTTCACatatctcaatatttttttttgattttttattgtttgaaaaagaaaaagagtttttccaattaaagtgacgttttgaaaagggataattattcagagtcgccacttggaattgagttttggtgttcgaagtcaccttatttaaatctctaatcaaaaggaaatttgactctattttatTGATCTGCAAACTAAaaattcgggtaaggaattctgttgactgaggggaaggtgttaggcacccctcgagtcccgtggttctagcacggtcgctttattgattttagtatgacttaacttaatttttggacactgtattatttaacttaataataaaattgttatttattttcagatttattttaaactggtttatttattttaaatgttctttcttcattttttttggtcGTGAGtccattaattttaaagttgaacaTTCGTATATCTTATACtgcttatatttgtatgtttttaattttttaatgttattataagTAGAATATATCTGGTTCTTAAGAATTAGAGTTTGTGTAGGAATAAATATTCAGAGTTCAAGTTAATTTaggattatatatttatttatttattttaaattaaaaataggaaaataaaattttataagatttgaagttggtttttatcaagaaatcCCAAATAGATTAggaatgttatttttttttatcttttttttttctacacgtttttttttgttttttttttggattttatatatttgtttttttttgttttgttttctgtaaatttgtttctctctctctctctttttttaattttattttatcattatttttcttttattattattttatagattttgtcttctcctttataaaaaaaaaataattttttgttaatttttttttacgttcttcttcattttttttatatctgcttttagtttttattagttttatattttatttttttatttttcattctacttttctcttcttcttcattttttcttttgattttcacgctttttttttctttctcttattactttctgtttctttttatatatatataagtttctgttatttcttttattttattttttattaactttctgttttattttttttttatttttaatttgtcttcttctcttcttttttttaataatttttgttactctttttcttttacgttctttttttttttttttattcttttggtttttgttacttcttttttattttacgtattttttttagtttctactttttattttattagttttattttttttattttttatttttcattctcctttcctctttttatttttattttttttatttttattttctgtttctgttttttttttcaaattctgttatttttttattcattgtttttttttcttttatgttttaggcttttttgtttttatttttttatttttcactcttttgttctctttatacaatttctcaaaaaaaaattattataattattaatagtaaTTATCCTTATTTTACCATGAATCTCTAGATGAAATTACAAttctacttagataaaaaaatttaccaattatttatatatcctaatctaacaagtttataaatttatttatttgtttttttcttagtGAAAAACTAGGCtccagaaaaaaatattttctattaaatatcacaaaataaattttaatataaattgcatcaaaaaaaaaataacagacactaataataatgcaaaaaaaataaaataatgtataatacattttttattttatattatttttgttagaagATTAacactagaaaaaaaaatcataacacaTGCATTACGGAttgatattatataataataacatactaTTTAAAGaacttcatattattagattcaaatcttcatacaatattacatttaaataatgcGAGAGTTTAGACTTACCTCGCTGCGAAGATGGATATCACGAAAACTAACTTCTATGATCTACTGATTTGAGCCACGAATTTGGAACCACTACAAAAAAACTCTAACTCTgacctaattctcaaaagaatgactcacttttcttcttttgtgtTTGCTCTATATctttctctctgtatttctGTTTTTCTCTCTATATCTCTGTATATGTGTTTTTCTGTATCTGTCTgtgtttttataataatttggcTGAGAGTTTGATGCTAATTAAAAGGATAGTAATAGAGTTGGATTAGG
The DNA window shown above is from Solanum lycopersicum chromosome 11, SLM_r2.1 and carries:
- the LOC109118849 gene encoding uncharacterized protein; this translates as MKDYELIDVFLQAQEPDYFHYLLAAMGKPFAEAIKIGEMVENGIKSGKIVSQAAIRATTQAIQSGSGNFINRKKKEEGSMVASESRGVQIGMNNPYCQVQQEKYNSPRHYYPSQYAAPYNPRPRANCTREQGQKEIFTPIGESYTSLLQKLIQLRLVEPVNPYIVNPNARGFDPTVICEYHANTPGHSTENFWTLKRVIEKLIEDKVIEVRNEEAPNVTNNPLPAHNNERVVGMVDIFEDYEQTSRAKVESKVLREESSMVLEPIQRAPIIVKGARSNSGNSRKLVLYVPESIKRGDVPLNGLKCYIPGKFSTFDQNKKGMKDPVVIQIAAQLPITNTKAVPWNYKKVVVTHKGKEIVEETNETRGLTRSGRCYAPEELRRDKQIKENHMPMKKPVTEEDAEEFLKKMKAQDYSVIHQLRKTPAQISLLSLLIHSKEHREVLTRILNEAHISENITVGHLENMVNQIFEVNRITFTDDELPLEGSGHNRALHLIVKCEEHYVKRVMVDGGSGVDICPLSTLQSLKINADRIRTNNVCVRAFDGAKRDTLGEIYLIVTIGPAEFGITFQVIDMDTSYNLLLGRPWIHMAKAVPSTLHQVVKFEHDKQEIIVHGEDDLPITRDPSIPCIEAKRGCESLNYQALEIITVNQFLEGNPILQPRLFSTSVMVVAQMVQNGYEPGKGLGLSLQGIVNPISPMGNQDTFGLGFNPTRFDSKWAKDRKRNAWNLSKPIPHIAQSFIKSQGEPCPDLPIQNDVDEMCQGIKEMFYEVNMT
- the LOC101263373 gene encoding uncharacterized protein — translated: MTHKDGTESENDDAQTQMVAQELVPIEEVKMLRQQMTEMYEAWMNGQAPPPSIQEYLNVNMPFPIQVSTSDPVYPPGFGPYINTSNTAGTSSVNPLKPSMMNNPLFMPTVQTNTIPQQTLVQQSNDDPILKDQYGQGHAPKLTFNVPNHHKYSSPVEVEKNIKNKEHEEIARKMRSLEQNIRNMQGLGGHKSVSFKDLCMFPYVHLPLGFKTPKFDKYNGHGDPVAHLRRFCNQLRGAGGKEELLMAYFGESLTGVASEWFIDQDISHWHVWDDMAQDFVQQFQYNIDIVPDRNSLANMKKKPSESFREYAIR